One genomic region from Pseudoduganella dura encodes:
- the trmB gene encoding tRNA (guanosine(46)-N7)-methyltransferase TrmB, with translation MLYDPTERRIKSFVTRAGRLSTAQERALNDLGPQYMIEYTRAPLDTDAVFGRKAPVILEIGFGMGQTTAHIAKHMPEKDFIGVEVHTPGVGSLLKLIGEEALTNLRVIQHDAVEVLNNMIPAGTLAGVHVFFPDPWHKARHNKRRLIQPPFVKLLVDRLQPGGYLHLATDWEDYAVQMLEVLSAEEGLQNTAEGYAPQPAYRPLTKFENRGLKLGHGVWDLVFTKK, from the coding sequence ATGCTGTACGACCCGACCGAACGCCGCATCAAGAGTTTCGTCACCCGCGCCGGCCGCCTGTCCACCGCGCAGGAGCGCGCGCTGAACGACCTGGGGCCGCAGTACATGATCGAATACACCAGGGCGCCGCTGGATACGGATGCGGTGTTCGGCCGCAAGGCGCCGGTGATCCTGGAGATCGGTTTCGGCATGGGCCAGACCACGGCCCACATTGCAAAGCACATGCCGGAGAAGGATTTCATCGGCGTCGAAGTGCATACGCCGGGCGTGGGCAGCCTGCTGAAACTGATCGGCGAGGAAGCGCTCACGAATCTGCGCGTGATTCAGCACGACGCCGTCGAGGTGCTGAACAACATGATCCCGGCCGGCACGCTGGCCGGCGTGCACGTGTTCTTCCCGGACCCGTGGCACAAGGCCCGGCACAACAAGCGGCGCCTCATCCAGCCGCCGTTCGTGAAGCTGCTGGTCGACCGGCTGCAGCCGGGCGGTTACCTGCACCTGGCCACCGATTGGGAAGATTACGCGGTGCAGATGCTGGAAGTGCTGTCCGCCGAGGAAGGCCTGCAGAACACTGCGGAAGGCTACGCGCCGCAGCCGGCCTATCGCCCGCTGACCAAGTTCGAGAACCGCGGCCTGAAGCTGGGCCACGGCGTGTGGGACCTGGTCTTCACGAAAAAATAA
- the recQ gene encoding DNA helicase RecQ, which produces MDQLDISQRALHLLESVFGYSAFRGQQAEIVEQVANGGDALVLMPTGGGKSLCYQIPALLRDGVGVVISPLIALMQDQVDALAEVGVRAAFLNSTQTWEEASRIERMVRAGQLDLVYVAPERLMTQRCFDLLQDSKIALFAIDEAHCVSQWGHDFRPEYIKLSVLHEQFPGVPRIALTATADQQTRAEIAHRLDLTNAAQFVSSFDRPNIRYSIVEKANGRKQLLDFISGEHTGDSGIVYCLSRKKVEETAEMLNENGIRALPYHAGMDHAKRAANQARFLREENIVMVATIAFGMGIDKPDVRFVAHLDLPKSIEGYYQETGRGGRDGMPASAWMAYGLQDVVLQRRMIDESEADEEFKRVLGAKLDAMLGLCETLSCRRVRLLDYFGEASTPCGNCDTCLVPPVSFDGTVPVQKLLSTIYRVDQRFAATHVIEVLRGAETERIRTWRHDQLSVFGIGADRSEQEWRAILRQVIALGLVSVDHDQYSSLKLTDAARPVLKGGQKVQLRQYQKPVKVKRGSAPKGYVETDLDSTEQGIFERLRTWRMGAAREHNVPAYVIFVDATLREIAKAKPTSLDQLRGVSGVGEKKLASYGDDIVRLIRDLT; this is translated from the coding sequence ATGGATCAACTGGACATCAGTCAACGCGCACTTCACCTGCTGGAATCGGTCTTCGGTTACTCGGCTTTCCGCGGACAGCAGGCGGAAATCGTCGAGCAGGTCGCCAACGGCGGCGATGCCCTCGTGCTGATGCCCACCGGCGGCGGCAAGTCGCTGTGCTACCAGATTCCCGCGCTGTTGCGCGATGGCGTGGGCGTGGTGATTTCGCCGCTGATCGCGCTGATGCAGGACCAGGTGGATGCGCTGGCCGAAGTGGGCGTGCGCGCCGCCTTCCTCAATTCCACGCAAACGTGGGAAGAAGCCTCCCGGATCGAGCGCATGGTGCGCGCCGGCCAGCTCGACCTGGTCTACGTCGCGCCTGAACGACTGATGACGCAGCGCTGCTTCGACCTGCTGCAGGATTCGAAGATCGCGCTGTTCGCGATCGACGAGGCGCACTGCGTGTCGCAATGGGGCCACGATTTCCGGCCCGAATACATCAAGCTGTCGGTGCTGCACGAGCAATTCCCCGGCGTGCCGCGCATCGCGCTGACGGCGACCGCGGACCAGCAGACCCGCGCCGAGATCGCGCACCGCCTCGACCTGACGAACGCCGCGCAATTCGTGTCGTCGTTCGACCGTCCGAACATCCGCTATTCCATTGTCGAAAAGGCCAACGGCCGCAAGCAGTTGCTGGACTTCATCAGCGGCGAGCACACGGGCGATTCGGGCATCGTGTATTGCCTTTCGCGCAAGAAGGTCGAGGAAACGGCCGAGATGCTGAACGAGAACGGCATCCGCGCCCTGCCCTACCATGCCGGCATGGACCACGCGAAGCGCGCCGCCAACCAGGCCCGTTTCCTGCGCGAGGAAAACATCGTGATGGTCGCCACGATCGCGTTCGGCATGGGCATCGACAAGCCGGACGTGCGCTTCGTGGCCCACCTCGACCTGCCCAAGAGCATCGAGGGCTACTACCAGGAGACCGGCCGCGGCGGCCGCGACGGCATGCCGGCCAGCGCCTGGATGGCTTACGGCCTGCAGGACGTGGTGCTGCAGCGCCGGATGATCGACGAATCCGAAGCCGACGAGGAATTCAAGCGCGTGCTGGGCGCCAAGCTCGATGCGATGCTGGGCCTGTGCGAAACACTGTCGTGCCGGCGCGTGCGGCTGCTCGATTATTTCGGCGAAGCGTCGACGCCCTGCGGCAATTGCGACACCTGCCTGGTACCGCCCGTGTCGTTCGACGGCACGGTGCCGGTGCAAAAGCTGCTGTCGACGATCTATCGCGTCGACCAGCGCTTCGCCGCCACCCACGTGATCGAAGTGCTGCGCGGCGCGGAAACGGAGCGGATCCGCACCTGGCGCCACGACCAGCTTTCCGTGTTCGGCATCGGCGCCGACCGCAGCGAACAGGAATGGCGCGCGATCCTGCGGCAGGTGATCGCGCTGGGGCTCGTCAGCGTCGACCACGACCAGTACAGCTCATTGAAGCTGACGGATGCGGCCCGCCCGGTGCTGAAGGGCGGCCAGAAAGTGCAGCTGCGGCAGTACCAGAAACCGGTCAAGGTCAAGCGCGGCTCCGCGCCGAAAGGCTATGTCGAAACGGATCTCGATTCGACGGAACAGGGCATCTTCGAGCGCCTGCGCACGTGGCGGATGGGCGCCGCGCGCGAGCACAATGTGCCGGCCTACGTGATCTTCGTCGATGCCACGCTGCGCGAGATCGCCAAGGCCAAGCCCACGTCGCTGGACCAGCTGCGCGGCGTTTCCGGCGTGGGCGAGAAGAAGCTCGCTTCGTATGGCGACGATATCGTCCGGCTGATCAGGGACCTGACCTGA
- a CDS encoding DMT family transporter: MNALLYIATVLIWGTTWLAIKLQLGDVPAPVSIAWRFWLAAAVLLLILVVTKRPLWPPRRAWRYLVAQGTALFCCNFLCFYYASEHVPSGLVAVVFSTAPVWNAINGRLFLGRPIRGTVMGGAALGLAGIGLLFLPQMQGHWSDGNMLAGLALALLGTLCFSAGNLLSSQMQALGLTPWLTNTWAMFIGAAILTLGALALGMPFRFEPTTQYVGSLLYLAIPGSVIGFTAYLLLVGRIGPDRAAYCTVLFPVVALTVSSVFEDYRWSAAAFGGLALVIAGNLLAFLPAKTKAPAAAVAAPARS, translated from the coding sequence ATGAATGCTCTTCTTTACATAGCCACGGTGCTGATCTGGGGTACCACGTGGCTGGCGATCAAGCTGCAGCTGGGCGACGTGCCGGCGCCGGTATCGATCGCGTGGCGGTTCTGGCTGGCGGCGGCGGTGCTGTTGCTGATCCTGGTGGTGACGAAAAGGCCGCTGTGGCCGCCACGCCGGGCGTGGCGTTACCTGGTGGCACAGGGCACGGCGCTGTTCTGCTGTAATTTCCTGTGCTTTTACTATGCGAGCGAACATGTGCCGAGCGGGCTCGTGGCCGTGGTGTTTTCCACCGCGCCGGTGTGGAATGCGATCAACGGCCGCCTGTTCCTCGGGCGGCCGATCCGGGGCACGGTGATGGGCGGCGCGGCGCTGGGCCTGGCCGGCATCGGCCTGCTGTTCCTGCCGCAGATGCAAGGCCACTGGAGCGATGGCAACATGCTGGCCGGGCTGGCGCTGGCGTTGCTGGGAACGCTGTGCTTCTCGGCCGGGAACCTGCTGTCGTCGCAAATGCAGGCGCTGGGGCTGACGCCGTGGCTGACCAACACGTGGGCGATGTTCATCGGCGCGGCCATCCTCACACTGGGCGCGCTGGCGCTCGGCATGCCGTTCCGCTTCGAGCCCACCACGCAGTACGTGGGTTCGCTGCTGTACCTGGCGATCCCCGGTTCCGTGATCGGCTTTACCGCTTACCTGCTGCTGGTGGGCCGGATCGGACCGGACCGCGCCGCCTACTGCACGGTACTGTTCCCGGTCGTGGCGCTGACGGTATCGTCGGTGTTCGAAGACTACCGCTGGAGCGCCGCCGCGTTCGGCGGGCTGGCGCTCGTCATCGCCGGCAACCTGCTGGCCTTCCTGCCCGCGAAAACAAAAGCGCCGGCCGCCGCGGTGGCGGCGCCGGCGCGCTCATGA
- a CDS encoding undecaprenyl-diphosphate phosphatase, with translation MDIVLALKALIMGLVEGFTEFLPISSTGHLILTASLLEFTGEKVKVFEIAIQGGAMLSVIWEYRARIAAVLAGLGSDPKARRFTTNVIIGFLPAAMLGLFFSGIIKAQLFKPVPVAAAFIIGGFVILWVERRARNNPVSVRIHAVDDMTTLDALKVGCAQAFALIPGTSRSGATIIGGMMLGLSRKAATEFSFFLAIPTLLGATFYSLYKARELLSTADLPLFGVGSIAAFVSAFLCVRWLLRYISTHDFTIFAWYRIVFGIVVLATAYTGTVAWVD, from the coding sequence ATGGATATCGTTCTCGCGTTGAAGGCCCTGATCATGGGCCTGGTCGAAGGTTTCACCGAATTTCTGCCCATTTCCTCCACTGGCCACCTGATCCTGACGGCGAGCCTGCTGGAGTTCACCGGCGAGAAAGTCAAGGTTTTCGAGATCGCGATCCAGGGTGGCGCGATGCTGTCGGTGATCTGGGAATACCGCGCGCGGATCGCCGCGGTTCTGGCGGGCCTGGGCTCCGATCCGAAGGCACGGCGCTTCACGACGAACGTTATCATCGGCTTCCTGCCGGCCGCCATGCTGGGCCTGTTCTTCAGCGGGATCATCAAGGCCCAGCTGTTCAAGCCGGTGCCGGTGGCCGCCGCGTTCATCATCGGCGGCTTCGTGATCCTCTGGGTGGAGCGCCGCGCCCGGAACAACCCGGTCTCCGTGCGGATCCATGCCGTGGACGACATGACAACGCTCGATGCCCTGAAGGTCGGCTGCGCGCAGGCGTTCGCGCTGATTCCTGGCACCAGCCGCTCGGGTGCCACGATCATCGGCGGCATGATGCTGGGCCTGTCGCGCAAGGCGGCCACCGAATTTTCGTTCTTCCTGGCCATTCCCACGCTGCTGGGCGCCACGTTCTATTCGCTGTACAAGGCACGCGAACTGCTGTCCACGGCCGACCTGCCGTTGTTCGGCGTGGGCTCGATCGCGGCGTTCGTGTCGGCGTTCCTGTGCGTTCGCTGGCTGCTGCGTTATATCAGCACGCATGACTTCACCATCTTTGCGTGGTACCGTATAGTGTTCGGCATCGTGGTTCTCGCCACTGCCTACACCGGTACTGTTGCCTGGGTCGACTAG
- a CDS encoding helix-turn-helix domain-containing protein translates to MHIDLLADSIPDARLTPAARVALAAAPRDAMGHAVFRTMSGTDAKLERFAWLGDGLAAAVWERHTDEQLTVYSEPGHHTLSCYLGGGYRVERNGAPGQFGAPRRLCSLPDWHESRWMVRDSLRLMHIYFMPEHFTRRAVLELDREPRELMLQDRTYFDNPALARLCESLLDAPWLGTDGLLRANEIAHGALSQLLHDQAAVRPDPRLRGGLAPYLRRRLADWIEAHLHEPITLGRLAELACLSEFHVARMFRTSFGLPPSAWIAARRIDRAKLLLKTGALPLRQVADACGYADMAHFSHRFRAATGVPPGRWRQAITGN, encoded by the coding sequence ATGCACATTGACCTTCTTGCCGATTCGATTCCCGACGCGCGCCTCACGCCGGCCGCGCGCGTGGCGCTGGCGGCGGCGCCGCGCGATGCGATGGGCCACGCGGTGTTCCGCACGATGAGCGGCACCGATGCGAAGCTGGAGCGCTTCGCGTGGCTGGGCGACGGGCTGGCGGCGGCGGTGTGGGAGCGCCATACGGACGAGCAGCTCACCGTGTACAGCGAGCCCGGCCACCACACGCTGTCGTGCTACCTGGGCGGCGGCTACCGTGTCGAGCGTAATGGCGCGCCGGGGCAGTTCGGCGCACCACGCCGCCTCTGTTCATTGCCGGACTGGCACGAGTCGCGCTGGATGGTGCGCGATTCGCTGCGCCTGATGCACATCTACTTCATGCCGGAGCACTTCACGCGCCGCGCCGTGCTGGAACTGGACCGCGAGCCGCGCGAACTGATGCTGCAGGACCGCACCTATTTCGACAACCCGGCGCTGGCGCGCCTGTGCGAATCGTTGCTCGATGCGCCATGGCTCGGTACCGACGGGCTGCTGCGCGCCAACGAGATCGCGCACGGGGCCCTGTCGCAGCTGCTGCACGACCAGGCCGCGGTACGGCCCGACCCGCGCTTGCGGGGCGGCCTGGCGCCTTACCTCCGGCGGCGCCTGGCGGACTGGATCGAGGCCCACCTGCATGAACCCATCACGCTGGGACGTCTCGCGGAACTGGCCTGCCTGTCGGAATTCCACGTGGCGCGGATGTTTCGCACGTCGTTCGGCCTGCCGCCATCGGCCTGGATCGCGGCGCGGCGCATCGACCGCGCGAAGCTGCTGCTGAAAACAGGAGCGCTGCCATTGCGGCAGGTGGCCGATGCCTGCGGCTACGCGGACATGGCCCACTTCAGCCACCGCTTCCGCGCGGCGACGGGCGTGCCGCCGGGCCGCTGGCGGCAGGCGATTACAGGAAATTGA